A section of the Pseudomonas lini genome encodes:
- a CDS encoding ABC transporter substrate-binding protein, translating to MKMLPLRAAIAAALLSVAVGASAKPLVVCTEASPEGFDIVQYTTAVTADAVAETIFNRLADFKPGTTEVIPALAESWDISDDGLTYTFHLRKGVKFHTTDYFKPTRDMNADDVVWSFQRQLDPKHPWHNKSSVGFPYFESMGFKELLKSVEKVDDNTVKFTLTRREAPFLADIAMAFSSIYPAEYADQLLKADKTGDLNNKPVGTGPFIFQRYAKDAQVRFKANPDYFRGKPPAEALILAIGTDNNVRLQKLKANECQIALYPKPDDIPSIKKDDKLKVDELNAMTVSYIAMNTQHKYMSDVRVRKAIDIAFDKEAYVNALFGKGNATVAVNPYPPTLLGYNHKLTNPPRDLDKARALLKEAGVPEGTTFTLFTRNGGGPTNPNPMLGAQMMQADLAKVGIKVDIRVMEWGEMLKRAKNGEHDMVSAGWAGDNGDPDNFLTPMLSCEAAKNGENYARWCNEKFQALLDQARAKVDPAERAALYEQAQAIFNQDQPWISMAHTRMFTAMRTNVEGYHISPLTTNNFATTQVK from the coding sequence ATGAAAATGCTTCCCCTACGAGCGGCCATCGCTGCCGCGTTGCTGAGTGTCGCCGTCGGCGCCTCGGCCAAACCCTTGGTGGTCTGTACCGAAGCCAGTCCGGAAGGCTTCGACATAGTCCAGTACACGACTGCAGTCACAGCCGATGCGGTGGCCGAAACCATCTTCAATCGTCTGGCAGACTTCAAGCCCGGCACCACTGAAGTGATTCCGGCACTGGCCGAGTCGTGGGACATCAGCGACGACGGTCTGACCTACACATTCCACCTGCGCAAAGGCGTCAAGTTTCACACCACCGATTACTTCAAGCCGACCCGCGACATGAATGCCGACGACGTGGTCTGGAGCTTCCAGCGTCAGCTGGACCCCAAACACCCGTGGCACAACAAGTCGAGCGTGGGCTTCCCGTACTTTGAAAGCATGGGCTTCAAAGAGCTGCTAAAAAGCGTCGAGAAGGTCGACGACAACACGGTCAAATTCACCCTGACCCGCCGTGAAGCGCCGTTCCTGGCCGACATCGCCATGGCCTTCTCCTCGATCTACCCCGCCGAGTACGCCGACCAGTTGCTCAAGGCCGACAAGACCGGCGACCTGAACAACAAACCGGTCGGCACCGGTCCGTTCATCTTCCAGCGTTACGCCAAGGACGCTCAGGTGCGCTTCAAGGCCAACCCTGACTACTTCCGTGGCAAACCACCGGCGGAAGCCCTGATCCTGGCGATCGGTACCGACAACAACGTGCGCCTGCAAAAGCTCAAGGCCAACGAGTGCCAGATCGCGCTGTATCCGAAACCGGATGACATCCCGAGCATCAAGAAAGACGACAAGCTGAAGGTCGATGAACTGAACGCAATGACCGTGTCTTACATCGCGATGAACACTCAGCACAAATACATGAGTGACGTGCGGGTGCGCAAAGCCATCGACATCGCGTTCGACAAGGAAGCCTACGTCAACGCGCTGTTTGGCAAAGGCAATGCGACCGTGGCGGTCAACCCGTACCCGCCCACCCTGCTGGGCTACAACCACAAACTGACCAACCCGCCACGTGATCTGGACAAGGCTCGCGCCCTGCTCAAGGAAGCCGGCGTACCGGAAGGCACCACGTTTACCCTGTTCACCCGTAACGGTGGTGGCCCGACCAATCCGAACCCGATGCTCGGCGCGCAGATGATGCAGGCCGACCTGGCCAAAGTCGGGATCAAAGTCGATATTCGTGTCATGGAATGGGGCGAAATGCTCAAGCGCGCGAAAAACGGCGAGCACGATATGGTGTCTGCTGGATGGGCCGGCGATAACGGCGACCCGGATAACTTCCTGACGCCTATGCTCAGTTGTGAGGCCGCCAAAAACGGCGAAAACTATGCACGCTGGTGCAACGAGAAATTCCAGGCACTGCTCGACCAGGCACGGGCCAAAGTGGATCCGGCCGAACGCGCCGCGCTCTACGAGCAGGCCCAGGCCATTTTCAATCAGGACCAGCCGTGGATCAGCATGGCGCACACCCGTATGTTCACCGCAATGCGCACCAACGTAGAGGGCTATCACATTAGCCCCCTCACCACTAATAACTTCGCCACCACTCAGGTGAAGTAG